A window of the Ardenticatenales bacterium genome harbors these coding sequences:
- a CDS encoding valine--tRNA ligase — MTDMPKAYDFANTEERLYQWWEANGWFRPEARPPEAKPFVISIPPPNVTGELHQGHAMFVALEDLMIRRARMQGRAALWVPGSDHAGIATQLQVEKLLLRTEEVTREEIGREEFVRRTWQWKEKYGSRITTQLRRLGASCDWDRQRFTLDNGLSRAVHEAFIRLYRMGLIYQGEYLVNWSPGLQTAVSDLEVEYREEPGFLYYFQYPVQGGGFLPVATTRPETILGDTAVAVHPDDERYQAFIGKMALVPMLNREIPIIADAYVDMAFGTGALKITPGHDPNDFEIGRRHGLAMVNVMNKDATMSAAAGAYAGMDRFACREKLWADMAAAGLTIRREAYTLNVPRSQRGGEIIEPLISKQWFVNAKPMAEMGLAAVRSGRIRIVPERFNKVWENWLTNIRPWCISRQLWWGHRIPIWYVDGDHNHPIAAHDEADAYRQARAQYGDGVALEQDPDVLDTWFSSALWPFSTLGWPDETPDLARYFPTDVLETGYDILFFWVARMVMTSLLFTNDIPFHTIYLHGLVRDEEGEKMSKTAGNVVDPLEVMDEYGTDALRFTLLTGSTPGNDMNLSLAKVASNRNFANKIWNMARFVVRGIEQVTPADRPAAPAYTAADRWILTRLSELINTADRLFDNYLYGEAGRQIYDFLWGDYADWYLEQAKVQLAKGGATAWTTLAVARQVLDACLRLLHPYIPFVTEETWQQLKSAFQAADLGIAPAEGWADALIIADWPTADLDDQASAAAFTQLRDLIRAIRAARADNQVDASRRIAAFIQGGAHTAFLESQRDVLTFLARLDDDRLTIADSIAAPDQALTLSLGEITCYLPLAGMVDLEKEQARLQAELADADKEIARLRKLLSGPFAQRAPADVVQRERDKLAQIEASHARIGERLASLG; from the coding sequence ATGACCGACATGCCCAAGGCATACGATTTCGCCAACACGGAGGAACGACTTTACCAATGGTGGGAGGCAAATGGCTGGTTTCGACCGGAAGCGCGCCCGCCGGAGGCGAAGCCGTTTGTGATTTCCATTCCGCCGCCAAATGTGACCGGAGAACTGCATCAGGGTCATGCGATGTTCGTGGCGCTGGAGGATTTGATGATCCGGCGGGCGCGGATGCAGGGGCGGGCGGCGTTGTGGGTTCCGGGGTCGGACCATGCCGGCATCGCCACCCAACTCCAGGTCGAAAAACTCCTGCTGCGCACCGAAGAAGTCACCCGCGAGGAAATCGGGCGCGAAGAATTCGTGCGCCGCACCTGGCAGTGGAAAGAAAAATACGGCAGCCGCATCACTACCCAACTGCGCCGCCTCGGCGCCTCCTGCGATTGGGACCGTCAACGCTTCACCCTGGACAACGGCCTCTCTCGCGCCGTGCATGAAGCGTTCATTCGCCTCTACCGCATGGGCCTCATCTACCAGGGCGAATACCTGGTGAACTGGTCGCCCGGCCTGCAAACGGCCGTCTCCGACCTGGAAGTGGAATACCGCGAGGAGCCGGGTTTCCTCTACTACTTCCAGTATCCGGTGCAGGGGGGCGGCTTCCTGCCCGTAGCCACCACGCGCCCGGAAACCATCCTCGGCGACACCGCCGTGGCCGTGCATCCCGACGACGAACGCTACCAGGCCTTCATCGGCAAAATGGCCCTCGTGCCCATGCTCAACCGCGAAATCCCCATCATCGCCGACGCGTACGTGGACATGGCTTTTGGCACGGGCGCGTTGAAGATCACGCCCGGCCACGATCCCAATGACTTCGAGATTGGGCGGCGGCATGGGCTGGCGATGGTGAATGTGATGAATAAGGATGCAACAATGAGCGCGGCGGCGGGGGCGTATGCCGGCATGGACCGCTTCGCCTGTCGTGAGAAACTGTGGGCGGACATGGCCGCCGCCGGCCTCACCATTCGCCGCGAAGCCTACACCCTCAATGTCCCCCGCAGCCAGCGTGGCGGCGAAATCATCGAACCCCTCATCAGCAAACAGTGGTTCGTGAACGCCAAACCGATGGCCGAAATGGGCCTCGCCGCCGTGCGCAGCGGGCGCATCCGCATCGTGCCCGAACGCTTCAACAAAGTGTGGGAGAACTGGCTCACCAATATCCGCCCCTGGTGCATCAGCCGCCAGCTCTGGTGGGGGCATCGCATCCCTATCTGGTACGTGGATGGCGACCACAACCACCCCATTGCCGCCCACGACGAGGCGGACGCCTACCGCCAGGCGCGCGCGCAATACGGAGATGGCGTCGCGTTGGAGCAGGACCCCGACGTGCTCGATACCTGGTTCTCCAGCGCCCTCTGGCCTTTCAGCACCCTCGGCTGGCCGGACGAAACACCCGACTTGGCCCGCTACTTCCCCACGGACGTTCTGGAAACGGGCTACGACATTCTCTTCTTCTGGGTGGCGCGCATGGTGATGACCAGCCTGCTGTTCACCAATGATATTCCCTTCCACACCATCTACCTGCACGGGCTTGTCAGAGATGAAGAGGGGGAGAAGATGAGCAAAACGGCCGGCAACGTGGTGGACCCGCTCGAAGTCATGGACGAATACGGCACGGATGCCCTGCGCTTCACCCTGCTCACGGGCAGCACGCCGGGCAACGACATGAACCTCTCCCTGGCGAAAGTCGCCAGCAATCGCAACTTCGCCAACAAAATCTGGAACATGGCCCGCTTCGTGGTGCGCGGCATCGAACAGGTGACGCCCGCCGACCGACCTGCCGCCCCTGCCTACACCGCCGCCGACCGCTGGATTCTCACCCGCCTCAGCGAGCTGATCAACACCGCCGACCGCCTCTTCGACAACTACCTCTATGGCGAGGCAGGTCGCCAGATTTACGACTTCCTCTGGGGCGACTATGCCGACTGGTATCTGGAGCAGGCCAAAGTGCAGCTTGCCAAAGGCGGGGCTACCGCCTGGACCACCCTGGCCGTGGCGCGGCAGGTGCTGGACGCCTGCCTGCGCCTGCTGCATCCCTACATCCCCTTTGTCACCGAAGAGACGTGGCAACAGCTTAAGTCGGCCTTCCAGGCGGCGGACCTGGGCATCGCTCCCGCCGAAGGGTGGGCGGATGCGCTCATCATCGCCGACTGGCCCACGGCGGACCTGGATGATCAGGCGTCCGCCGCCGCCTTTACGCAGTTGCGCGATCTGATTCGGGCGATTCGCGCGGCGCGGGCGGACAATCAGGTGGACGCCAGCCGCCGCATTGCCGCCTTCATTCAAGGCGGCGCGCACACCGCCTTCCTGGAAAGCCAGCGTGATGTCCTCACCTTCCTGGCGCGCCTGGACGATGACCGCCTGACTATCGCCGACTCGATTGCCGCGCCCGACCAGGCGCTGACGCTGTCGTTGGGCGAGATTACGTGCTATCTGCCACTTGCCGGCATGGTGGACCTGGAGAAAGAGCAGGCGCGGCTGCAAGCGGAACTGGCGGACGCGGACAAGGAGATAGCGCGGCTGCGTAAACTGCTGTCCGGCCCCTTTGCCCAGCGCGCTCCGGCGGACGTGGTGCAGCGGGAGCGGGACAAGCTGGCCCAAATCGAAGCCAGCCACGCGCGGATCGGTGAACGACTGGCGTCACTCGGCTGA